The following proteins are co-located in the Spirosoma montaniterrae genome:
- a CDS encoding DEAD/DEAH box helicase gives MQFSDLALIDPIQKALTEEGYTTPTPIQQQAIPILLSQRDLLGCAQTGTGKTAAFAIPILQLLTEERSKNSTGPRRIKTLVLTPTRELAIQIDESFAAYGRHLNLRHAVIFGGVSQHSQVNTLKAGIDILVATPGRLLDLMNQGFVHLRDIRFFVLDEADRMLDMGFIHDVKKVIAKLPERRQSLFFSATMPPDVAKLADTILNNPAKIEVTPVSSTADTIEQALYFVSKDDKRKLLIHVLDDKAIKSALVFARTKHGADKVVKDLVKAGVKAEAIHGNKSQNARQRALSNFKSGETRVLVATDIAARGIDVDQLSHVINYELPNIPETYVHRIGRTGRAGNDGIALSFCEAEETAYLKDIQKLIGKRVPVIENHPYVLAVDMAVSTPPPPQRQGRQGNAPRNGGQRQQHDGQRSNLSRNSGNPNRSNTRPDATAAGSARPDRPQRHSRSDNPQRSRPATGEKPSRGTGNSRYLDFGNEKNY, from the coding sequence ATGCAATTTTCTGATTTAGCACTTATTGACCCGATCCAGAAGGCTCTTACCGAAGAAGGATACACAACTCCAACACCCATTCAGCAACAGGCGATTCCTATTCTGCTGAGCCAACGCGATTTACTCGGCTGCGCCCAGACTGGCACCGGCAAAACAGCCGCTTTTGCCATTCCGATTCTCCAGCTCCTTACCGAAGAACGTAGCAAAAACTCAACCGGTCCACGCCGGATAAAAACACTTGTACTGACGCCCACCCGCGAATTAGCCATTCAGATCGACGAAAGCTTTGCGGCTTACGGGCGGCATCTGAATCTGCGCCACGCCGTTATTTTTGGTGGGGTTTCGCAGCACAGCCAGGTAAATACCCTTAAGGCAGGCATCGATATTCTGGTGGCAACGCCGGGCCGTTTGCTCGACCTGATGAACCAGGGGTTTGTACACCTGCGCGACATCCGGTTCTTTGTTCTGGACGAAGCCGACCGGATGCTCGATATGGGCTTTATTCACGACGTAAAGAAGGTGATCGCCAAACTTCCCGAACGGCGGCAGTCGCTGTTTTTCTCAGCTACGATGCCGCCCGACGTGGCAAAACTGGCCGATACCATTCTGAATAATCCTGCCAAGATAGAAGTAACGCCCGTTTCATCGACTGCCGACACCATTGAGCAGGCCCTGTATTTTGTCAGTAAAGACGATAAACGCAAACTGCTGATTCACGTTCTCGACGACAAAGCCATTAAGTCGGCTCTGGTGTTTGCCCGCACCAAACATGGTGCCGACAAAGTAGTAAAAGACCTCGTCAAGGCGGGCGTGAAAGCGGAAGCTATTCACGGCAACAAATCGCAGAATGCCCGTCAGCGTGCGCTGTCGAATTTCAAGTCGGGCGAAACGCGGGTACTGGTCGCTACTGACATTGCCGCCCGTGGTATCGACGTCGACCAGCTTTCGCACGTAATCAATTATGAACTGCCGAACATTCCGGAAACGTATGTTCACCGTATCGGTCGCACGGGCCGTGCCGGGAATGATGGTATCGCGCTCTCATTTTGCGAAGCCGAGGAAACAGCCTATCTGAAAGATATTCAGAAGCTGATTGGCAAACGGGTGCCGGTTATCGAAAACCATCCGTATGTACTGGCCGTAGACATGGCGGTTTCAACACCTCCACCCCCACAACGGCAGGGAAGGCAGGGAAATGCACCGCGCAACGGCGGTCAACGCCAGCAACACGACGGGCAACGGTCCAATTTATCGCGCAACAGCGGCAATCCGAACCGAAGCAATACCCGACCCGATGCCACGGCTGCTGGTTCGGCCCGCCCCGACCGACCCCAGCGACACAGCCGTAGCGATAATCCGCAACGCTCTCGACCTGCAACGGGCGAGAAGCCCAGCCGGGGTACTGGAAACAGTCGCTATTTAGACTTCGGAAATGAAAAGAATTATTAA
- a CDS encoding DUF4385 domain-containing protein, which translates to MPTRKQPQPAETADNRAFNYDLNYQTLNLREHPELYRVGKGEMGVLLVQPYKSEILPHWRFKTPDIARESSEKIYQLFLDYKAKGDFIGMDMARKYLQMGYTRARRYANHRTGQKYDGPVPDDKKGQSGAHGRDQLPRDEDPVKAESARIFYAKYVQAREDPDYKQLRKAWQEMYG; encoded by the coding sequence ATGCCTACCCGAAAGCAGCCACAGCCAGCCGAAACGGCTGATAACCGTGCCTTTAACTACGACCTGAATTACCAGACACTGAATCTGCGCGAACACCCCGAATTATATCGCGTTGGCAAGGGTGAGATGGGCGTATTGCTCGTGCAGCCCTATAAGTCTGAAATTCTACCTCACTGGCGGTTCAAAACCCCCGATATTGCCCGCGAATCGTCGGAAAAAATTTATCAGTTATTTCTCGATTACAAAGCCAAAGGCGATTTTATCGGCATGGATATGGCGAGAAAATACCTGCAAATGGGATACACACGGGCCAGACGTTATGCCAACCACCGTACAGGCCAAAAATATGACGGCCCCGTGCCCGACGACAAAAAAGGGCAGTCGGGCGCACACGGGCGCGATCAGTTACCGCGCGATGAAGACCCCGTAAAGGCTGAATCGGCACGTATTTTTTACGCCAAATATGTACAGGCCCGCGAAGACCCTGACTATAAACAACTCCGGAAAGCGTGGCAGGAGATGTACGGGTAG
- the acs gene encoding acetate--CoA ligase has protein sequence MRIRTFDEYQAAYQHSIEDPETFWAEIAQEFQWRKPWKRVLQWNFDEPNVKWFQGGKLNITENCLDRHLLTRGDQPAIIWEPNDPAEAGMTLTYRMLHEQVCRMANVLKRNGVGKGDRVCIYMPMVPELAIAVLACARIGAIHSVVFGGFSAQSIADRINDAQCRLVITADGAYRGNKEIPLKSVVDDALIGCPSVEKVIVMTRTRTPVAMLKGRDVWMEQELKQVTADCPAEEMDAEDVLFILYTSGSTGKPKGVVHTCGGYMVYAAYTFQNVFQYEENQTFFCTADIGWITGHSYIVYGPLACGATSLLFEGVPTWPDCGRFWDIVDKHQVNILYTAPTAIRSLMGFGLEKVENHDLSSLKVLGSVGEPINAEAWHWYDDHIGKNRCPIVDTWWQTETGGILISPVAGVTKTKPTFATLPLPGVQPVLVDENGKEIEGNGVSGNLCMKFPWPGMLRTTWGDHERCRQTYFSAYPGLYFTGDGCLRDEDGYYRITGRVDDVLNVSGHRIGTAEVENAINMHTGVVESAVVGYPHDIKGQGIYAYVIADAMPADHDADLTKRDILATVSRVIGPIAKPDKIQFVTGLPKTRSGKIMRRILRKIAEGDTSNLGDTTTLLDPAVVDEIKAGAL, from the coding sequence ATGCGTATCCGAACCTTTGACGAGTATCAGGCTGCTTACCAACACAGTATCGAAGACCCCGAAACTTTCTGGGCCGAAATTGCTCAGGAATTTCAATGGCGTAAACCCTGGAAACGGGTGCTACAGTGGAATTTTGACGAACCTAACGTAAAATGGTTTCAGGGCGGCAAACTCAACATTACTGAAAACTGCCTCGACCGGCACCTGCTTACACGGGGCGATCAGCCCGCCATCATCTGGGAACCCAACGACCCCGCCGAAGCAGGCATGACCCTGACCTACCGAATGCTGCACGAGCAGGTCTGTCGTATGGCGAATGTGTTGAAACGCAATGGCGTTGGTAAAGGCGACCGGGTATGTATCTACATGCCGATGGTGCCCGAACTGGCAATTGCCGTGCTGGCCTGCGCCCGCATTGGAGCTATTCACTCGGTGGTATTTGGCGGCTTCTCGGCCCAAAGCATTGCCGACCGTATCAACGACGCCCAGTGCCGATTGGTCATCACTGCCGATGGGGCGTACCGGGGCAACAAAGAAATTCCGCTCAAAAGCGTGGTCGATGACGCGCTGATTGGCTGTCCCAGCGTCGAAAAAGTAATCGTGATGACGCGCACCCGCACGCCCGTTGCCATGCTGAAAGGCCGCGACGTGTGGATGGAGCAGGAACTCAAACAAGTAACCGCCGACTGCCCCGCCGAAGAAATGGATGCCGAAGACGTACTGTTTATTTTATATACGTCCGGCTCAACGGGCAAGCCAAAGGGCGTGGTGCACACCTGCGGGGGCTATATGGTTTATGCCGCCTACACGTTCCAGAATGTGTTCCAGTATGAGGAAAACCAAACGTTTTTCTGCACGGCAGACATCGGCTGGATTACCGGACACAGCTACATCGTATATGGCCCACTGGCTTGCGGAGCTACTTCGTTGCTCTTCGAGGGCGTACCAACCTGGCCCGACTGCGGGCGGTTCTGGGATATTGTCGATAAACACCAGGTCAACATTCTGTACACGGCTCCAACGGCCATTCGGTCGCTGATGGGCTTTGGGCTGGAGAAAGTAGAGAACCACGATCTAAGCAGCCTGAAGGTGCTCGGCTCAGTAGGCGAACCCATCAACGCCGAAGCCTGGCACTGGTACGACGACCACATCGGCAAAAACCGCTGCCCTATCGTAGATACGTGGTGGCAGACCGAAACAGGCGGTATCTTAATTTCGCCTGTTGCCGGCGTCACGAAAACGAAACCCACCTTCGCTACGCTGCCGCTGCCGGGCGTTCAGCCGGTTTTGGTCGATGAAAACGGGAAAGAAATTGAGGGCAACGGCGTGTCGGGCAATCTGTGCATGAAGTTTCCGTGGCCGGGCATGTTGCGCACCACCTGGGGCGATCACGAACGTTGCCGCCAAACGTACTTTTCGGCTTATCCCGGACTGTATTTTACGGGCGATGGCTGCCTGCGCGACGAAGACGGTTACTACCGCATCACGGGCCGCGTCGACGACGTGCTGAACGTATCGGGGCATCGCATCGGTACGGCGGAGGTCGAAAATGCCATCAACATGCACACGGGCGTAGTTGAGAGCGCGGTAGTAGGCTATCCGCACGACATCAAGGGACAAGGCATCTACGCCTACGTCATTGCCGACGCCATGCCCGCCGACCACGACGCCGACCTGACCAAGCGCGACATTCTGGCGACGGTCAGCCGCGTAATCGGCCCAATTGCCAAACCCGACAAAATCCAGTTCGTGACGGGCCTGCCCAAAACCCGTTCGGGCAAAATCATGCGCCGAATCCTTCGCAAAATCGCCGAGGGCGACACCAGTAACTTAGGTGACACGACCACGCTGCTCGACCCAGCCGTTGTAGATGAGATTAAAGCAGGGGCGTTATGA
- a CDS encoding DUF6814 family protein — protein sequence MNMLKKYAGILWLALAAVVGYYGTVDFGLPKLSTGKTDDLVFGIIILFILMPIIVGGMITFGWYALQGEYDSYE from the coding sequence ATGAACATGCTGAAAAAATACGCGGGAATTCTTTGGCTGGCATTGGCCGCCGTAGTAGGGTATTACGGTACTGTCGATTTCGGCCTACCTAAACTCAGTACTGGCAAGACCGATGATCTGGTATTTGGTATTATCATCCTGTTCATTCTTATGCCCATCATTGTTGGTGGCATGATTACCTTCGGCTGGTACGCGTTGCAGGGAGAGTACGATAGCTATGAGTAG
- a CDS encoding MFS transporter: MVTQPTATGTANKSSLYSVIGASSVGTLIEWYDFYIFGSLASVLATKFFPEGNSTAAFLSTLATFAAGFVVRPFGALFFGRLGDLIGRKYTFMVTLLLMGGATFAIGLVPGYETIGFLAPLLVLILRLLQGLALGGEYGGAATYVAEHAPVHQRGYWTSWIQTTATAGLFVSLLVIMGTRLALSKEAFDDWGWRVPFWASVFMVGVSYLIRRNMSESPLFAKAKAEGKTATNPLKESFGNRFNFKFVLLALFGATMGQGVIFYTGQFYALSFIEKIGHVDKMQTDGLMTIALLMGTPFFVIFGWLSDKIGRKGIMMVGMLLAVFAYRPIYQRMYEAMSLNNRIEIPSRTILETTSARDPKTPGGMIRTETVKRTFTDGTTTTDVTTTKIDPSATDAPNAARPDIKQTVMLNDSDRWTLIWLVFAQVLLVTMVYGPIAAFLVELFPTRIRYTSMSLPYHIGNGVFGGLMPAVATYLATNANSANTAAKEAGTALPYAAPYLEGLWYPIAVTAVCFVIGLLYINGKDTKIDD, translated from the coding sequence ATGGTCACGCAACCAACCGCCACTGGGACAGCGAACAAAAGTAGTCTCTACAGTGTAATCGGCGCTTCGTCAGTCGGTACGCTTATCGAGTGGTATGATTTTTACATCTTCGGGTCGCTGGCATCGGTGCTGGCTACCAAGTTTTTCCCGGAAGGCAACTCCACGGCGGCTTTCCTGAGTACGCTGGCCACTTTTGCTGCCGGGTTTGTCGTGCGGCCTTTCGGTGCGCTGTTCTTCGGGCGACTTGGCGATCTGATTGGTCGGAAGTACACGTTTATGGTCACGCTGCTGCTGATGGGCGGAGCTACCTTCGCCATCGGCCTGGTGCCGGGCTACGAAACTATTGGTTTCTTAGCCCCGCTTTTAGTGCTGATCCTCAGACTTTTGCAAGGCTTGGCTCTCGGTGGCGAATATGGCGGAGCAGCGACCTACGTGGCCGAACACGCGCCAGTTCATCAACGTGGCTACTGGACGTCCTGGATTCAGACTACGGCCACGGCAGGTCTGTTTGTATCGCTGCTGGTGATTATGGGTACGCGGCTGGCTCTGAGCAAAGAAGCTTTCGACGACTGGGGCTGGCGGGTGCCGTTCTGGGCATCGGTGTTCATGGTGGGCGTGTCGTACCTGATTCGCCGAAACATGAGCGAGTCGCCATTATTTGCCAAAGCCAAAGCCGAAGGTAAAACGGCTACTAACCCACTGAAAGAGAGTTTCGGCAATCGGTTTAACTTCAAATTTGTGCTGCTGGCTCTGTTTGGAGCCACAATGGGGCAGGGCGTTATTTTTTATACCGGACAGTTTTATGCACTGAGTTTTATCGAAAAAATCGGCCATGTCGACAAGATGCAGACCGACGGGTTAATGACCATTGCATTGCTGATGGGTACGCCCTTTTTCGTCATTTTCGGCTGGCTGTCCGACAAAATCGGGCGTAAGGGTATTATGATGGTGGGCATGCTACTGGCTGTGTTTGCTTATCGGCCTATCTATCAGCGGATGTACGAGGCTATGAGCCTGAACAACCGCATTGAGATACCCAGTCGAACGATCCTCGAAACCACTTCGGCCCGCGATCCAAAAACACCCGGCGGAATGATTCGCACCGAGACAGTGAAGCGCACATTCACCGACGGCACCACGACCACCGATGTAACCACAACGAAAATAGACCCTTCGGCCACCGACGCGCCAAACGCAGCCCGACCCGACATCAAACAGACTGTTATGCTTAACGACAGCGACCGATGGACGCTGATCTGGTTGGTTTTCGCGCAGGTGCTGCTCGTAACGATGGTATATGGCCCGATTGCGGCTTTCCTGGTAGAATTGTTCCCAACCCGCATTCGGTACACGTCGATGTCGCTGCCGTATCATATCGGCAACGGCGTATTCGGAGGTCTGATGCCTGCCGTAGCCACTTACTTAGCCACGAACGCCAACAGTGCCAACACGGCGGCAAAAGAAGCTGGCACTGCCCTCCCCTACGCGGCTCCATATCTCGAAGGGTTATGGTATCCTATTGCCGTAACTGCCGTCTGCTTCGTTATTGGCCTGCTTTATATTAATGGGAAAGACACAAAAATCGATGACTAA